Part of the Candidatus Omnitrophota bacterium genome, ACCCTGCCTACCGGCAGGCAGGCGTGAACTAACTCATTGACACTCCCAAAACAGGATAGTACAATATTAATTTATGGAAACCCAGTTAAGGGATATAAACTATTATCGAGGGCGGTTGCATTCTCTTTTAAAAAGAGAGGCGCTCAAGAAAGGGAAGTTTGTGCTATCTTCAGGAAAAGAAAGCACTTATTATTTAGATGGGCGCATAGTCACCCTTTCTTCAGAAGGGGCTTATTTAGTAGCTAAGATTATCATCGAAATGATCAAAGGATTGAATATATCTGCTGTAGGAGGGCCCACCCTGGGAGCTGACCCGATCGTAGGGGCCCTGGCCGCAATCAGCTACCTGGAGAAAAGCCCGGTGAATACTTTTATTGTTCGTAAATCTGCAAAGGGCCACGGCATGCAGAGGCTAATCGAAGGCCCTAAGTTGAATCCGGGGGCTAAAGTTGTTCTTGTTGACGATGTTGCTACTACAGGCAAAGCTATAATTGAAGCTAAGGCAGCTTTGGACCAAGCCGGCCTGAAAGCGGATACTGCAATTGTCGTTGTCGATAGATGCGAGGGTGCGGATAAGAACCTTTCTGAACACGGAATAGTTTTAAAGCCAATTTTCAAAATATCTGATTTTGATATTTAATATTTGCACCACTCAATTTGTAAATGCAAAAAATCATCGTAATAGGCGCTGGCCCTGCAGGGATGATGGCTGCTATAAAGGCATCTCAGTCAGGCACACCGGTAACTCTTATTGAACAGAACCCTTCCTTAGGCAAGAAACTTCTTATAAGCGGTAAAGGCCGCTGCAATCTTACCAATGCGGTCGAATTAGAACAATTCCTGGCCAGGTTTTCTAATAATGGCGAATTCTTAAGGGACGCCTTTAAAGTATTCTTTAATAAAGAGTTAATAGAATTTTTCCAAAGCAGAGGCCTCGGGATAAAGGTCGAGAGGCAGCAGCGCGTCTTTCCCGCTACCGATGATTCTGCAAGTATAGTTCAGGTACTGGCGCGCGAACTTAAGGCAAGTAAGGTAAAAATAATGTTTTCTACGCCGGTCAAAGATGTAATAGCTGAGGATGGTATGGTCAGAGGGGTAAGGCTTTTTGATAACAGTTTGCTTGAGACGGATCGATTGATAATGGCAACAGGAGGAATTTCGTATAGCTTTACCGGTTCCGACGGTAAGGGCATAAAGATTGCCCTGAGGCTTGGGCACAGGGTTGTTGCTTTAAGGCCGGGATTGGTAGCTTTAGATACAGCTGAAGATTTTATCAAAGATTTAGCAGGCATAACTTTAAAAAATATCCGTTTACGTTTTAAAGGGGATAAAAAGAGCATTGTATCAGATATAGGGGAGATTCTTTTTACGCATACTGGTATTTCCGGACCACTTGTGTTTACTTATAGCGGCAGGATAGTAGATTGGCTTAAGGACGCAAAAGAGGTCGTTGTCGAAATAGACCTTAAGCCAGCCTTATCGGATGACCAGCTTAACCTGCGATTGTTGAGGGATTTTAAAGGAAATGGCAAGAAAGCTATCAAGAATGTGCTTAAGCTTTCTTTACCACAGAGGTTAATAAGTGTTTTTCTTTCTCTGTCCGGTATTGACGGGGATAAGAAAATAAGCTATATCTCGGCAGAGGAGAGGAAAAAACTTTGTAGTTTGTTTAAGTCATTTACGTTGAGGCTGGTTAAACCCAGGCCTATAGAAGAGGCAATGATCACTCGGGGAGGGGTGTCTCTTAAAGACATTAACCCGCGTACTATGGAATCTAAGATTGTCAAAGGATTGTATTTTGCAGGCGAAATGATAGATGTTGATGCTGATACAGGAGGATTTAATCTGCAGGCAGCTTTTTCTACCGGATATTTAGCCGGTAAAAGCGCTTCAGCCAGTTAATATGGAATTAATATATTTAGCTTCCAGATCTGCTGCAAGAAGAAAGTTGTTAAAGAGCCTTGGTTTACGTTTTAGGGTTGTTCCTGCCAGGATCAACGAAATAATGCATTCTCCTTCAAGAAACTATCCTCATATAGTTAAAGCGAATGCTTTGATGAAAGCAGAATCTGTTGCCCGAAAGATAAAGAAAGGCATCGTAATCGGAGCTGATACTATAGTTGTACAGGGAAATACAGTCTATGGCAAACCCAGGACTCTTAAAGAGGCAAAAAGGATGCTTATCAGGCTTTCAAGTAAACCTCACTGGGTCTATTCCGGT contains:
- the pyrE gene encoding orotate phosphoribosyltransferase; its protein translation is METQLRDINYYRGRLHSLLKREALKKGKFVLSSGKESTYYLDGRIVTLSSEGAYLVAKIIIEMIKGLNISAVGGPTLGADPIVGALAAISYLEKSPVNTFIVRKSAKGHGMQRLIEGPKLNPGAKVVLVDDVATTGKAIIEAKAALDQAGLKADTAIVVVDRCEGADKNLSEHGIVLKPIFKISDFDI
- a CDS encoding NAD(P)/FAD-dependent oxidoreductase, producing the protein MQKIIVIGAGPAGMMAAIKASQSGTPVTLIEQNPSLGKKLLISGKGRCNLTNAVELEQFLARFSNNGEFLRDAFKVFFNKELIEFFQSRGLGIKVERQQRVFPATDDSASIVQVLARELKASKVKIMFSTPVKDVIAEDGMVRGVRLFDNSLLETDRLIMATGGISYSFTGSDGKGIKIALRLGHRVVALRPGLVALDTAEDFIKDLAGITLKNIRLRFKGDKKSIVSDIGEILFTHTGISGPLVFTYSGRIVDWLKDAKEVVVEIDLKPALSDDQLNLRLLRDFKGNGKKAIKNVLKLSLPQRLISVFLSLSGIDGDKKISYISAEERKKLCSLFKSFTLRLVKPRPIEEAMITRGGVSLKDINPRTMESKIVKGLYFAGEMIDVDADTGGFNLQAAFSTGYLAGKSASAS